One Phycisphaerales bacterium DNA window includes the following coding sequences:
- a CDS encoding response regulator transcription factor: MAEAIIAKLRSSGGFEWIGNIDTTDDLISTALRAHPDIILLDLDLPGGDPLEAAAALSRAGCAARIIVFSGHVSPELFERSIRAGAWGYISKSDGEEALVDGIRSVADGAFALSPEVEAICQRHTRFGEEPADLFIHLLTPPAGASQCGDDAPAGDISGPP; the protein is encoded by the coding sequence GTGGCCGAAGCAATCATCGCCAAACTTCGGTCCTCAGGCGGGTTTGAGTGGATCGGCAATATCGACACCACCGACGATCTCATCTCGACGGCGCTGCGCGCGCATCCTGACATCATTCTGCTCGATCTCGATTTGCCCGGCGGCGATCCGCTCGAGGCGGCTGCGGCGCTGAGCCGCGCCGGCTGCGCGGCGCGCATCATCGTCTTCAGCGGGCACGTGAGCCCGGAACTGTTCGAGCGGAGCATCCGCGCCGGCGCCTGGGGCTACATCTCCAAGAGCGACGGGGAAGAGGCGCTGGTTGACGGCATTCGCTCCGTCGCCGACGGCGCCTTTGCACTCTCGCCGGAAGTCGAGGCGATCTGTCAGCGGCACACTCGATTCGGCGAAGAGCCCGCAGACCTGTTCATTCACCTGCTCACGCCGCCTGCCGGCGCATCGCAATGTGGCGACGACGCCCCGGCCGGCGATATCTCGGGACCACCATGA
- a CDS encoding response regulator transcription factor has translation MEERVRVVLVDDEPRLRSTWEMLINQQPDMAVVESLDSADELLARAPEGVSVMLVDLSMPGRDPLDAVAELSRRKPGCRVIIHSAYHDAQTAQAAMESGAWGLVDKLGSPDAVLAAIRKVSAGEAAFA, from the coding sequence ATGGAGGAGCGTGTGCGCGTGGTGCTGGTGGATGATGAGCCTCGCCTGCGCTCCACGTGGGAGATGCTGATCAACCAGCAGCCCGACATGGCTGTGGTCGAGTCGCTCGACAGCGCCGATGAACTGCTCGCCCGGGCGCCTGAAGGAGTGTCGGTCATGCTCGTTGATCTGTCGATGCCTGGCCGCGATCCGCTCGATGCTGTGGCGGAACTGAGCCGGCGCAAACCCGGCTGCCGGGTGATCATCCACTCGGCATACCACGACGCGCAAACGGCCCAGGCGGCGATGGAAAGCGGAGCGTGGGGTCTGGTGGACAAACTTGGCTCGCCCGATGCCGTGCTGGCCGCGATTCGGAAGGTTTCGGCCGGCGAGGCGGCGTTCGCTTAA
- a CDS encoding serine/threonine protein kinase, protein MNADTVRRERGIFEAAREMSSAAREEYLERACGGDATLRQRIESLLQADDQAGSFLESPAFSSDPSLLTLLDPESLLGSVIGRYQLIEIIAQGGMGVVYKAQQESPSRTVALKVMRCSLEDHVAVERFRYEVECLGRLRHPGIAQIIEAGVHAETAGGPSLPYFAMEYVPDARTLSTYLRESELDRRAALEVMIAVCEAVHHGHLNGVVHCDLKPANILVDGAGQVRIIDFGIARTLDHERLDNTEAIGTTRAGTVQYMSPEQCTSGSEVDARSDVYSLGVVFYEALCDALPYEVREATISSAAAIIQNEQPRRPREVDGRFPVDLEAVLLKALAKAPAERFASASELAADLRRFLSHEPVTARPAIAAYQLRLLARRHRVGVAAILAMVLIVLTAVGVTGALMARLQAAREASAAQTHRAKSINEFVLDLVNSADPTRSNRAGLRVVDLLRDSYDDVEDKFGVEPLTAAGLHSLIGLVLEALQELDEAKTHLSRSVQLYETAGHGSSPEAMLSVSHIAAIDVTQGRFDEGLSRIDVAIEGFRRANDRRGMVVAMLDKAIMLYELGRTSDALGLLNQTESDVSTLPSDQLRFYWWNGKGLVQIDLGQTEAALDSFQQALKFAKLAQGEVGHNVAGCQQNIALIYRRLGRLAEALDMIRASQSTFRRLEGEESPFALLSGINEAELLLELGQLEESAAVAESTYAGVSARFGADAPYTLSALAGLAEVHMKQHRYTEAEREFEEVVSRRTEVLGEDHVKTLRSRIRLASVMGAQEKFEAQLDLLNPLLEHIERALDPYHVLALEAKLQRVVALADSGQLVIAIQEGEAYLSDWSGLTDAEAEYRFRLINVMEQLYDEARRPEDATRVRSMFEAHQAPKREN, encoded by the coding sequence ATGAACGCGGATACCGTGCGCCGCGAGCGAGGGATCTTCGAAGCCGCGCGCGAGATGAGCAGCGCTGCGCGAGAGGAGTATCTTGAGCGAGCCTGCGGCGGCGACGCGACGCTGCGGCAGCGCATCGAGTCGCTCTTGCAGGCAGACGATCAGGCCGGCTCGTTTCTGGAAAGTCCGGCCTTCAGTTCTGATCCATCACTGCTGACCCTGCTCGACCCCGAGAGTCTCCTCGGGTCGGTCATCGGCCGCTATCAACTCATCGAGATCATCGCCCAAGGCGGAATGGGAGTGGTCTACAAGGCCCAGCAGGAGTCTCCGTCGCGAACCGTCGCACTGAAGGTGATGCGCTGCTCTCTGGAAGATCACGTCGCAGTCGAGCGCTTCCGCTACGAGGTCGAGTGCCTCGGCCGGCTGCGTCACCCCGGCATCGCGCAGATCATCGAAGCGGGCGTGCACGCGGAGACTGCAGGCGGTCCGAGCCTGCCGTACTTTGCGATGGAGTACGTGCCCGACGCGCGGACCCTGTCGACGTATCTGCGCGAGAGCGAACTCGACCGCCGCGCAGCGCTGGAAGTGATGATCGCGGTATGCGAGGCAGTGCACCACGGCCACCTGAACGGCGTGGTGCATTGCGATCTCAAGCCGGCCAACATTCTCGTGGATGGCGCCGGGCAGGTGCGCATCATCGACTTCGGAATCGCTCGGACGCTCGATCACGAGCGGCTCGACAATACGGAAGCGATCGGAACAACGCGCGCCGGCACGGTGCAGTACATGAGTCCGGAGCAGTGCACCAGCGGGTCGGAGGTGGATGCGCGCAGCGACGTCTACTCTCTGGGTGTCGTGTTCTACGAAGCGCTGTGCGACGCATTGCCGTACGAGGTCCGCGAGGCGACGATCAGCAGCGCCGCGGCGATCATTCAGAACGAGCAGCCAAGGCGGCCGCGCGAGGTTGACGGCAGGTTTCCCGTCGACCTCGAAGCGGTGCTGCTCAAGGCTTTGGCCAAGGCCCCGGCAGAGCGATTCGCATCGGCCTCGGAGCTCGCGGCCGACCTGCGGCGATTTCTGTCGCACGAGCCGGTCACGGCGCGGCCCGCGATCGCGGCGTATCAGTTGCGCCTGCTGGCCCGCCGCCATCGCGTTGGCGTCGCGGCGATTCTGGCGATGGTGCTGATCGTTCTGACTGCAGTGGGCGTGACGGGTGCACTGATGGCCCGGCTCCAGGCAGCGCGTGAGGCGAGTGCCGCACAGACGCACCGGGCGAAGTCTATCAACGAGTTCGTGCTTGATCTGGTGAACTCAGCTGATCCGACACGCAGTAATCGTGCCGGGCTTAGAGTCGTTGATCTGCTCAGGGATTCGTACGACGACGTGGAGGACAAATTTGGAGTGGAGCCACTGACTGCTGCAGGCCTGCACTCTCTCATTGGCCTTGTTTTAGAGGCTCTTCAAGAACTGGACGAGGCGAAGACCCATTTGTCACGGAGCGTCCAGTTGTATGAAACAGCAGGACATGGTAGCTCGCCGGAAGCGATGCTCTCCGTTTCGCATATCGCGGCGATCGATGTGACGCAAGGGCGCTTCGACGAAGGGCTCTCACGCATCGACGTCGCCATCGAGGGTTTTCGCCGTGCGAACGACCGACGCGGCATGGTCGTGGCGATGCTTGACAAAGCAATCATGCTGTATGAACTCGGCCGCACATCAGACGCGCTCGGACTACTGAATCAGACTGAGTCGGATGTATCGACACTGCCAAGCGATCAACTCAGATTCTATTGGTGGAACGGCAAGGGACTCGTTCAGATCGATCTCGGCCAGACTGAAGCGGCACTCGATTCGTTTCAGCAAGCGCTGAAGTTCGCGAAGCTCGCACAGGGGGAAGTCGGGCACAATGTTGCGGGCTGCCAGCAGAACATTGCCTTGATCTATCGGCGACTTGGACGACTCGCGGAGGCCCTTGACATGATTCGGGCCAGCCAATCGACCTTTCGGCGACTTGAGGGAGAGGAGAGTCCGTTCGCACTCCTGTCAGGCATCAACGAAGCCGAATTGCTGCTCGAATTGGGGCAATTGGAGGAGAGTGCAGCGGTCGCCGAATCGACCTACGCCGGTGTGAGTGCACGCTTTGGAGCAGACGCTCCGTACACGCTCTCCGCCCTAGCCGGCCTGGCCGAAGTGCACATGAAGCAACACCGCTACACGGAAGCGGAAAGGGAATTCGAGGAGGTCGTGTCTCGACGCACTGAAGTCCTCGGTGAGGATCATGTCAAGACGCTGCGATCCCGCATCCGTTTGGCGAGCGTAATGGGAGCCCAGGAGAAATTCGAGGCGCAATTGGATTTGCTCAACCCGCTCCTTGAGCACATTGAACGGGCCCTTGACCCATATCACGTGCTAGCGCTTGAGGCGAAGCTGCAACGGGTTGTCGCGCTTGCGGATTCTGGCCAGTTGGTGATCGCGATTCAAGAAGGTGAGGCGTACCTGTCTGACTGGAGTGGCCTGACCGACGCTGAAGCTGAGTACCGATTCCGACTCATCAACGTGATGGAGCAACTCTACGATGAAGCCCGCCGTCCCGAAGATGCCACTCGGGTCCGTTCAATGTTCGAAGCCCATCAGGCGCCGAAGCGGGAAAACTGA
- a CDS encoding sigma-70 family RNA polymerase sigma factor, whose translation MPDACAAPDGQVLAAHLYDPLRQLARQLLSRQNRGETLEATDLLHETYLRLGVSDGGSWTDEGHFFRAAAQAMRHILIDRARKRQAVRHGGGRIRIDLQDNHACSEDGTTELLMVDEALTRLKEVDDRLYQIVMLRYFAGLTIQEAARSAGVSAATAKRDWAFAKAWLYEELDRR comes from the coding sequence ATGCCCGATGCTTGTGCGGCCCCGGACGGGCAAGTCCTTGCGGCGCATCTGTACGACCCCCTCCGACAACTCGCACGGCAACTGCTGTCCCGGCAGAATCGGGGAGAGACGCTCGAGGCCACCGACCTCTTGCACGAAACCTACCTGCGACTGGGCGTCAGCGATGGCGGATCCTGGACCGATGAGGGCCATTTCTTCCGAGCCGCGGCCCAGGCGATGCGGCACATTCTCATCGATCGAGCCCGAAAGCGACAAGCGGTGCGCCATGGCGGCGGGCGAATTCGTATTGACCTGCAGGACAACCATGCGTGCTCCGAAGACGGCACGACTGAACTGTTGATGGTCGACGAGGCGCTGACGCGGCTCAAAGAGGTTGATGACCGCCTGTACCAGATCGTGATGCTGCGCTACTTTGCCGGACTTACGATTCAGGAAGCGGCGCGGAGCGCGGGCGTGTCGGCGGCAACGGCCAAGCGAGACTGGGCGTTCGCCAAGGCTTGGCTGTACGAGGAGCTGGACCGCCGCTGA
- a CDS encoding right-handed parallel beta-helix repeat-containing protein, with translation MHRAIRVLILAVLGAAASVVSGQTVYFVNASAPPGGDGLSWATAFQHPQQGLDAFPVGSAEIWVAAGTYYPTTRISPPDPRTATFVMRNRRSLYGGFAGNETSRVQRDPAANPTIFSGDIGELEDPSDNAFHVVYAVGDDHTTILDGVIVRDGDAGATIQVGAGLWGDGTSMQIRNCIFEDNRAQYQGAAVYFRGSGNPVVADTLFRDNIAADWGGAVSCKSARALFIRCTFQDNVGGPGGGALRLDGGNFELVDCAFIGNEALVGAGLSTDRVRHLVMSGCTFERNIGWAGNAAASLHLFQQSTIEYCTFVENVALAGDGGALTVDAEEPVWIQNCTFERNEAARDGGAIYGRLSGGGIFGCLIVDNTAGGSGGGIYINPWAASPILACTFYGNSAGALGGGCFNAGPRFDAQSLDCIYWANTDSTGSGEDAQLAGAYGQPFANSCTIQGWSGSWSGSYNNGFDPLFVDATSGDFALSPGSPCIDSGDSNTLPPEPLIDARRQPRYVDDPATPDTGFGPPPLIDRGAIEFQATARPLVLSVSGSCPQGSAMLITCAGATPHSQVAILFAASAGETYIPQGYPCQGIMLGLSDQRLTVVLAERSDDQGSLARLIFVPREACIGSLQALDLRYCRTSNVVPLD, from the coding sequence ATGCACCGAGCGATCCGTGTCCTGATTCTCGCTGTGCTCGGGGCTGCCGCATCGGTCGTTTCGGGCCAGACGGTCTACTTTGTCAATGCATCCGCCCCGCCGGGCGGCGACGGCCTGAGTTGGGCCACCGCCTTTCAACACCCTCAGCAGGGCTTGGATGCCTTTCCGGTGGGATCTGCCGAAATCTGGGTGGCCGCAGGCACCTATTACCCCACGACGCGCATCTCGCCTCCCGATCCACGCACCGCCACGTTCGTCATGCGCAACAGGCGCTCGCTCTACGGCGGATTCGCCGGGAACGAGACCAGCCGCGTCCAGCGCGACCCCGCCGCCAACCCGACGATCTTCAGCGGTGATATCGGCGAACTTGAAGATCCCTCCGATAACGCGTTCCACGTCGTCTATGCGGTTGGCGATGACCACACCACGATCCTCGACGGCGTGATCGTCCGCGATGGCGACGCCGGTGCAACCATCCAGGTCGGCGCCGGTCTCTGGGGCGACGGCACTTCGATGCAGATTCGCAACTGCATCTTCGAGGACAATCGGGCCCAGTACCAGGGCGCCGCGGTCTATTTCCGAGGATCGGGTAACCCCGTTGTCGCCGACACGTTGTTTCGAGACAACATCGCCGCCGACTGGGGCGGCGCGGTGAGCTGCAAGTCCGCCCGCGCGCTGTTTATTCGTTGCACGTTTCAGGACAACGTCGGCGGTCCCGGCGGCGGAGCGTTGCGCCTCGACGGCGGAAATTTCGAACTCGTCGACTGCGCGTTCATCGGCAACGAGGCTCTCGTGGGTGCGGGCCTCTCGACCGATCGCGTGCGGCACCTCGTCATGAGCGGGTGCACCTTTGAGCGCAATATTGGCTGGGCAGGTAACGCCGCCGCGAGTCTGCACCTTTTCCAGCAGAGCACCATCGAGTACTGTACGTTTGTCGAGAATGTGGCGCTTGCCGGCGACGGCGGGGCGCTGACGGTTGATGCTGAGGAGCCCGTCTGGATTCAGAACTGCACGTTTGAGCGAAACGAGGCGGCGCGCGATGGCGGGGCCATCTACGGCCGGCTTTCGGGTGGTGGCATCTTCGGCTGCCTCATCGTCGACAACACTGCGGGCGGCAGTGGCGGCGGCATCTACATCAACCCGTGGGCTGCATCGCCGATACTGGCGTGCACGTTCTACGGCAATTCCGCGGGCGCTCTCGGCGGCGGTTGTTTCAACGCCGGGCCTCGTTTCGACGCCCAGTCGCTCGACTGCATCTACTGGGCCAACACCGACTCGACTGGCAGCGGTGAAGACGCGCAGCTCGCCGGTGCGTACGGCCAGCCGTTCGCCAACTCCTGTACGATCCAAGGCTGGTCGGGCTCCTGGAGCGGGTCGTACAACAACGGCTTCGATCCGCTCTTCGTCGACGCGACGTCGGGCGATTTCGCCCTCAGCCCCGGTTCGCCCTGCATCGACTCCGGAGACAGCAACACGCTGCCGCCTGAGCCGCTGATTGACGCACGCCGCCAGCCACGATATGTCGATGACCCTGCGACCCCCGATACCGGCTTCGGGCCGCCTCCACTGATCGATCGCGGCGCGATTGAGTTTCAAGCGACAGCACGGCCGCTTGTCCTGTCCGTGTCGGGCAGTTGCCCGCAAGGCAGCGCGATGCTCATCACCTGCGCCGGCGCCACGCCGCATAGCCAAGTGGCAATCCTCTTTGCCGCGTCGGCGGGCGAGACATACATCCCGCAGGGCTATCCGTGCCAGGGCATCATGCTCGGACTCAGCGATCAGCGGCTTACCGTCGTGCTGGCCGAGCGCAGTGACGATCAGGGAAGCCTGGCCCGGCTCATCTTCGTACCGCGCGAAGCGTGCATTGGATCGCTCCAGGCGCTTGACTTGCGTTACTGCCGCACGAGCAACGTCGTGCCGCTGGATTGA
- a CDS encoding 1-acyl-sn-glycerol-3-phosphate acyltransferase: protein MDEWRYDRAQDFGLPLSARLESVRREGGLASSMLRHAWWLGACTYTRFWHRLRVENRCALPARPPFVLIANHSSHLDTLVMAAALPMRLRQCTFPIAAHDTFFETTLRRSFSSMMLNALPMWRRHCGRHAAGDLRARLISGGCSYILFPEGTRTRTGEMGPFRAGLGMLVAGTPVPVVPCRIDGAFAALPPGHRFPKPAKITLKIGPPQTFASAPNDRSGWQNIAKQMHAIIASMQAPPR from the coding sequence GTGGATGAGTGGCGCTACGACCGCGCGCAGGATTTCGGCCTGCCGCTCAGCGCGCGGCTCGAAAGCGTCAGACGCGAAGGCGGTCTCGCCAGCAGCATGCTGCGGCACGCGTGGTGGCTTGGTGCGTGCACGTACACACGGTTCTGGCACCGGCTCCGCGTCGAGAACCGGTGCGCCTTGCCCGCACGTCCGCCATTTGTCCTGATCGCCAATCACAGCAGTCACCTGGATACGCTGGTGATGGCGGCGGCACTGCCGATGCGACTGCGCCAATGCACGTTTCCCATCGCCGCCCACGACACCTTCTTTGAGACCACACTGCGGCGCTCTTTCAGTTCCATGATGCTCAACGCGCTGCCGATGTGGCGGCGTCACTGCGGCCGCCACGCGGCCGGCGATCTGCGAGCCAGGCTGATCAGCGGCGGCTGCAGCTACATTCTCTTTCCCGAAGGCACGCGAACCCGCACCGGCGAGATGGGGCCGTTTCGGGCGGGGTTAGGCATGCTCGTTGCCGGCACGCCCGTGCCCGTCGTGCCCTGCCGCATCGACGGCGCGTTTGCGGCCTTGCCGCCCGGCCACCGATTCCCGAAGCCTGCCAAGATCACGCTGAAGATCGGGCCGCCCCAGACCTTTGCGTCGGCGCCCAACGACCGATCAGGCTGGCAAAACATCGCCAAGCAGATGCACGCCATCATCGCGTCGATGCAGGCGCCGCCGCGATGA
- a CDS encoding phosphatidate cytidylyltransferase has translation MDKFFSLSDALSDPVTMNVLLGLGVALLLTPLGVAALGRIANLSEAIRGDIRSRYRSWLVIVPAILIPLLLGPGCTILAVCLLSLLCYREFARATGAFRHRSISATVVLGILAVTFASYDHWYHLFVALPSLTIVLIAVIALVPDEPRGYIQRVALGVLAFLLFGVCFGHLGYFANDSRFRPLIILIVLCVEANDIFAYTTGRLFGRTPLAPVTSPNKTFEGCIGAMVLTTALYAFIGRFVFTGTVLDSPLHLVVMGLLLSTVGQFGDLMISSVKRDLGIKDMGVLIPGHGGVLDRFDSLVLVAPAMFHYIGYFRGIGIDQPTRIMSGNFGG, from the coding sequence ATGGACAAGTTCTTCAGTCTCTCTGATGCGCTGTCGGACCCGGTAACGATGAACGTGCTGCTTGGGCTGGGTGTGGCGCTCTTGCTCACGCCGCTGGGCGTCGCCGCGCTGGGACGCATCGCGAATCTGAGCGAGGCCATCCGCGGCGATATTCGCAGCCGGTACCGATCGTGGCTGGTCATCGTCCCGGCGATTCTCATTCCGCTGCTGCTCGGCCCCGGCTGCACGATCCTGGCCGTGTGCCTGCTCAGCCTGCTGTGCTACCGGGAGTTTGCCCGGGCGACGGGCGCGTTTCGGCATCGCTCAATCAGTGCCACCGTGGTGCTCGGCATCCTGGCGGTGACGTTTGCGAGTTACGATCACTGGTACCATCTCTTCGTGGCCCTGCCGTCGCTCACGATTGTGCTCATTGCGGTCATTGCCCTCGTGCCCGATGAGCCTCGAGGCTACATTCAGCGCGTCGCGCTTGGCGTGCTCGCTTTTCTGCTTTTCGGCGTCTGCTTCGGGCATCTCGGCTACTTCGCCAACGATTCGCGGTTCCGACCGCTCATCATCCTCATCGTACTCTGTGTCGAAGCCAACGACATCTTCGCCTACACGACCGGTCGCCTCTTCGGACGGACGCCGCTGGCGCCGGTGACCAGCCCGAATAAGACCTTCGAAGGCTGCATCGGGGCGATGGTGCTCACGACGGCGTTGTACGCGTTCATCGGCCGATTCGTGTTCACGGGAACCGTGCTCGATTCGCCGCTGCACCTGGTCGTCATGGGACTGCTGCTGAGCACGGTCGGGCAGTTCGGCGACCTGATGATCTCCAGCGTGAAGCGCGATCTTGGAATCAAGGACATGGGCGTTCTGATCCCCGGTCACGGCGGAGTGCTGGATCGCTTTGACAGCCTCGTTCTCGTCGCGCCGGCGATGTTTCATTACATCGGCTACTTCCGTGGCATCGGGATTGACCAGCCGACGCGGATCATGTCGGGGAACTTCGGTGGATGA